From Bacteroidota bacterium, the proteins below share one genomic window:
- a CDS encoding PAS domain-containing protein encodes MPAPFRLLTIFLESPSFVRDIWLLLISLLLFGATLYIYVRLRSNTFRRIRHLLEERVEVKTRQLVEKNLELEQLSLVASRTDNSVLIAAPDTRIEWVNDAFLRLYAMPKDKVLGMRLHEIAIYRDIDQQVEQTLKQEHSSIFESNVTTHHPRNIWISSTLTPVYDEEARLKKLVMVDTDITSTKQLQQQIEASLKEKDVLLKEIHHRVKNNLQIIISLLNLQSGYIKDESTLKAVQDGQNRVRSMALVHEKFYQADELTEIAFGEYMEKLCQYLYQSYGDKTDRVRVLIDAGDVALDMDTAMPCGLLVNEIVSNSYKYGFPGQRSGEIRIRMFREDKTVTLDITDNGIGLPEGFSVESSESLGMQLIQALTSQLDGELSIGRENGTRFTVKFPYPKG; translated from the coding sequence ATGCCTGCGCCCTTTCGTTTGTTGACCATTTTTCTGGAGAGCCCGTCGTTCGTGCGCGACATCTGGCTGTTGCTGATCAGCCTGTTGCTGTTCGGCGCGACGCTGTACATCTATGTGCGCCTCCGCAGCAACACCTTTCGTCGTATCCGGCATTTGCTCGAAGAGCGTGTCGAAGTGAAGACCCGGCAGCTTGTCGAGAAGAACCTGGAACTGGAACAGCTTTCGCTCGTGGCGAGCCGTACCGACAACAGCGTGCTCATCGCCGCGCCCGACACCCGCATTGAATGGGTGAACGACGCCTTCCTCCGACTCTACGCGATGCCCAAAGACAAAGTGCTGGGCATGCGCCTGCACGAGATCGCCATTTACCGCGACATCGACCAGCAGGTGGAGCAAACGCTGAAGCAGGAACACTCGAGCATTTTCGAATCCAACGTCACCACCCACCATCCGCGGAACATCTGGATCAGCAGTACGCTGACGCCGGTGTACGACGAAGAAGCGCGGCTGAAAAAACTGGTGATGGTAGACACCGACATCACCTCGACGAAGCAACTGCAGCAGCAGATCGAAGCCTCGCTGAAGGAGAAGGACGTGTTGTTGAAAGAGATCCACCACCGCGTCAAGAACAACCTGCAGATCATCATCAGCCTGTTGAACCTGCAGTCGGGTTACATCAAGGACGAATCGACGCTTAAGGCCGTGCAGGACGGACAGAACCGCGTACGTTCGATGGCGCTGGTGCACGAGAAATTCTACCAGGCCGACGAGCTCACGGAGATCGCCTTTGGCGAGTACATGGAAAAACTTTGTCAGTACCTGTACCAGTCGTACGGCGACAAGACCGACCGTGTCCGTGTGCTGATCGACGCCGGCGACGTAGCGCTCGACATGGACACGGCGATGCCTTGTGGATTGCTGGTGAACGAGATCGTCTCGAACAGTTATAAGTACGGCTTCCCCGGACAGCGCAGCGGCGAGATCCGCATCCGGATGTTTCGGGAAGACAAGACCGTAACGCTGGATATCACCGACAACGGCATCGGCCTGCCGGAGGGGTTTTCGGTGGAATCCTCGGAATCGCTGGGCATGCAGCTCATCCAGGCGCTGACCAGTCAGCTCGACGGCGAGCTGAGTATCGGGCGGGAGAACGGAACGCGGTTTACGGTTAAGTTCCCGTATCCAAAGGGCTGA
- the nadA gene encoding quinolinate synthase NadA, with translation MTDTLLTAEEIRSVDRKGWLDRKVDPTLDLFAEIARLKKEKNAVLLAHYYQDADIQDVADYIGDSLGLAQQAEKTTASMILFAGVHFMAETAKILNPDKKVVLPDLRAGCSLADSCPPDAFAKFKAEHPGHVVISYINCTAEIKAMSDIICTSSNAIAIVNSVPKDTPIIFAPDKNLGRYIMEKTGRPMVLWNGSCMVHEIFSLEKIVRLKAAHPNAKFIAHPECEEAVLKIADYIGSTTGLLKYTVNSPDQEFIVATETGILHQMMKASPKKTFIPAPPNNACACNDCPHMKLNTLEKVYLCLKYEVPELTMDEDLRKKALLPIQRMLEISRQQGL, from the coding sequence ATGACCGACACACTGCTTACCGCCGAGGAGATCCGTTCCGTTGACCGGAAGGGCTGGCTGGACCGGAAGGTGGATCCGACTTTGGATCTGTTCGCGGAGATCGCCCGGCTGAAGAAGGAGAAGAACGCCGTCCTCCTCGCCCACTATTACCAGGATGCCGACATCCAGGACGTGGCCGATTACATCGGCGACAGCCTGGGCCTCGCCCAGCAGGCGGAGAAGACTACGGCTTCGATGATCCTGTTTGCCGGGGTGCACTTCATGGCGGAAACGGCCAAGATCCTGAACCCCGACAAGAAAGTCGTGCTGCCCGACCTCCGCGCGGGTTGTTCGCTGGCGGATTCGTGTCCGCCGGATGCGTTCGCGAAGTTCAAGGCAGAACATCCCGGCCACGTGGTGATCAGCTACATCAACTGCACCGCTGAGATCAAGGCGATGAGCGACATCATCTGCACCAGCTCGAACGCGATCGCCATCGTGAACAGCGTGCCGAAGGATACGCCGATCATCTTCGCGCCCGACAAGAACCTCGGCCGGTACATCATGGAAAAAACCGGCCGGCCGATGGTGCTGTGGAACGGCAGTTGCATGGTGCACGAGATTTTCTCGCTCGAAAAGATCGTACGCCTCAAAGCCGCCCACCCGAACGCGAAGTTCATCGCCCATCCGGAATGCGAAGAGGCGGTGCTGAAGATCGCCGACTACATCGGCAGCACGACCGGACTGCTCAAATACACAGTGAACAGCCCCGACCAGGAGTTCATCGTCGCCACGGAGACGGGGATCCTGCACCAGATGATGAAGGCCTCGCCGAAAAAGACCTTCATCCCGGCCCCGCCAAACAACGCCTGTGCCTGCAACGACTGCCCGCACATGAAACTGAACACGCTGGAGAAAGTCTATCTTTGTTTGAAGTACGAAGTCCCCGAGCTCACCATGGACGAAGACCTGCGCAAAAAAGCCCTGCTCCCCATCCAACGCATGCTCGAAATCTCCCGCCAACAAGGACTGTAA
- a CDS encoding amino acid permease — protein MSLFIKKPLDHVLAQAADNEKGLKRTLGAANLVALGIGAIIGAGLFVRTAAAAGQAAGPGVTLSFVVAAIGCAFAGLCYAEFASMIPIAGSAYAYSYVTMGEVVAWTIGWALIMEYALGAATVSIAWSEYLNKLLDGAIPYELCHSPFESFTDASGVLHQGLLNAPALIILLVLTLLLIRGTQESALVNTIIVFIKVAIVLAFIAIGWKFINPANYAPYLIPEGTPPVTDAAGKVIADYSGWNKHGWGGVLGGAAIVFFAFIGFDAVSTAAQEAKNPKRDMPIGILGSLVVCTILYILFGHVLTGVANWQDFVDPEKGREASVAYAISAYMPGYHWLATAVTVAILAGFSSVILVMLMGQSRVFFTMSNDGLIPSVFGEVHPRYKTPYKANAILFFFVGAFAAFVPGHVAGDLTSFGTLFAFVLVSLGVWILRVKAPNIERPFRTPVAPVVSLLGALICTAMIIGLDSQTLKVAFGWMAVGLVIYFLYSRKRSKLRQFGDVMPKASDFEQKG, from the coding sequence ATGAGTCTGTTCATCAAGAAACCCCTGGACCACGTCCTGGCGCAGGCGGCTGACAATGAGAAGGGCCTGAAGCGTACGCTGGGCGCGGCCAATCTGGTTGCGTTGGGCATCGGCGCGATCATCGGCGCCGGCCTGTTCGTGCGCACTGCCGCGGCTGCCGGTCAGGCCGCCGGACCGGGCGTTACCTTGTCGTTCGTTGTGGCCGCGATCGGCTGCGCATTCGCCGGATTGTGTTACGCCGAGTTCGCCTCGATGATCCCGATCGCCGGCAGCGCGTATGCCTATTCGTATGTGACCATGGGCGAAGTCGTGGCCTGGACCATCGGCTGGGCGCTCATCATGGAATACGCCCTCGGCGCCGCCACCGTCTCCATCGCCTGGAGCGAATACCTGAACAAGCTCTTAGACGGCGCGATACCGTACGAACTCTGTCATTCACCTTTTGAAAGCTTCACCGACGCTTCCGGCGTCCTGCACCAGGGATTGCTGAACGCGCCGGCGCTGATCATCCTGCTGGTATTAACGCTGCTGCTTATTCGCGGCACGCAGGAATCGGCGCTGGTGAACACCATCATCGTGTTCATCAAGGTGGCGATCGTGCTGGCATTCATCGCCATCGGCTGGAAGTTCATCAACCCGGCTAATTACGCACCCTACCTGATTCCGGAGGGCACACCACCGGTCACCGATGCGGCGGGTAAAGTCATTGCCGACTATTCCGGCTGGAACAAGCACGGATGGGGCGGCGTACTCGGCGGCGCGGCGATCGTCTTCTTTGCTTTCATCGGCTTCGACGCGGTGAGTACCGCCGCGCAGGAGGCCAAGAACCCCAAGCGCGACATGCCGATCGGCATCCTGGGTTCGCTCGTCGTTTGTACCATTCTGTACATCCTCTTCGGACACGTGCTCACCGGCGTAGCCAACTGGCAGGACTTTGTCGATCCCGAAAAGGGGCGCGAAGCATCCGTCGCCTATGCGATCTCCGCCTACATGCCGGGTTATCACTGGCTGGCAACGGCGGTGACGGTCGCCATCCTCGCCGGCTTCTCTTCGGTTATTCTTGTGATGCTCATGGGACAGAGCCGCGTGTTCTTCACGATGAGCAACGACGGCCTCATTCCGTCGGTCTTCGGCGAAGTACATCCGCGCTACAAGACGCCCTACAAAGCCAACGCGATCCTGTTCTTCTTCGTGGGCGCCTTCGCGGCCTTCGTACCGGGACACGTCGCCGGCGACCTGACCAGTTTCGGCACCCTCTTCGCGTTCGTGTTGGTGAGTCTCGGCGTCTGGATCCTCCGCGTGAAGGCGCCGAACATCGAACGCCCGTTCCGCACGCCGGTTGCTCCGGTCGTGTCCCTGCTCGGCGCGCTGATCTGTACGGCCATGATCATCGGCCTCGACTCGCAAACGTTGAAAGTAGCCTTCGGCTGGATGGCGGTCGGCTTGGTCATCTACTTCCTCTACAGCCGCAAGCGCAGCAAGCTGCGGCAGTTCGGCGATGTCATGCCCAAGGCATCCGACTTCGAGCAGAAGGGTTGA
- the rpiB gene encoding ribose 5-phosphate isomerase B has product MNLPPLAIGCDHAGFEYKELIKRALQDEGYTVHDKGTHSLDSVDYPDFVHPVAEAVESGACRQGILICGSANGVAITANKHQGIRAAIAWRNDVAALARQHNDANILCLPARFITIDEAQQFVRTFLATAFEGGRHAQRVGKIPLQHC; this is encoded by the coding sequence ATGAACCTTCCGCCGCTTGCCATCGGTTGCGACCATGCCGGATTCGAATACAAAGAGCTGATCAAGCGCGCGTTGCAGGACGAAGGCTATACCGTACACGACAAAGGCACGCATTCGCTCGATTCGGTCGACTATCCCGACTTCGTGCACCCCGTCGCCGAGGCGGTGGAGTCGGGCGCCTGCCGGCAGGGCATCCTGATCTGCGGCAGCGCCAACGGCGTCGCCATCACGGCGAACAAACACCAGGGCATCCGCGCCGCCATCGCCTGGCGCAACGATGTCGCCGCGCTCGCGCGACAACACAACGACGCGAACATCTTGTGTCTGCCCGCCCGCTTCATCACGATCGACGAAGCGCAGCAGTTCGTGCGCACCTTCCTGGCCACGGCCTTCGAAGGTGGCCGTCACGCGCAACGCGTGGGCAAGATCCCCCTGCAGCACTGCTGA
- a CDS encoding SET domain-containing protein: MANKDRYLYIRRSRIPGAGKGLFTKVDIEKGERVTEYKGKLQRWSEVKDEDGYNAYIFKINNRWAVNALPAVKTLGRYANDARGLSRVEGLRNNSEYDTEGKKVYIVATRKIRKGEEVLVDYGAAFWRLIRKIRGS, encoded by the coding sequence GTGGCGAACAAAGACCGTTACCTCTACATCCGCCGCTCGCGCATTCCGGGAGCTGGCAAAGGACTCTTCACCAAAGTCGATATCGAAAAAGGCGAACGCGTAACCGAGTACAAAGGAAAGTTACAGCGCTGGTCGGAAGTAAAAGACGAAGACGGTTACAACGCCTACATCTTCAAGATCAACAACCGCTGGGCGGTAAACGCCCTGCCGGCCGTCAAGACCCTGGGCCGCTACGCCAACGACGCCCGCGGCCTCAGCCGCGTCGAAGGTCTCCGCAACAACAGCGAGTACGATACCGAAGGCAAAAAAGTCTACATCGTCGCCACCCGCAAGATCCGCAAGGGCGAGGAGGTGCTGGTGGATTATGGAGCGGCGTTTTGGAGGCTCATTCGGAAGATCCGAGGGAGTTGA
- a CDS encoding ABC transporter ATP-binding protein, which translates to MKQPIIVVDQLVKHYPGVQAVNGISFEVHEGEIFGLLGPNGAGKTTTLEIIETLREKTAGSVRVCGYDVDRDVNEIKQRIGVQLQAAGYYPSLTLIELLRLFSGLYNVTIDPMEMLRRVGLEDKGKAKYKELSGGQKQRFSICTTLINRPQVVFLDEPTTGLDPQARRNLWELIREIRQQGTTVVITTHYMDEAENLCDRVAIVEKGRIIALDTPDRLIDQLVASGFERPREVKKANLEDVFLSLTGHSWRDQ; encoded by the coding sequence GTGAAACAGCCGATCATTGTCGTCGACCAACTGGTGAAGCACTATCCCGGCGTACAGGCGGTGAACGGGATCAGCTTCGAGGTGCACGAAGGCGAGATCTTCGGGCTCCTCGGACCCAACGGCGCGGGCAAGACGACCACACTGGAGATCATCGAAACGCTGCGCGAAAAAACCGCGGGCAGTGTACGCGTCTGCGGCTACGACGTTGACCGCGACGTGAACGAGATCAAGCAGCGCATCGGCGTGCAGTTGCAGGCCGCGGGCTATTATCCAAGCCTTACCCTGATCGAACTCCTCCGCTTGTTCTCCGGCCTGTACAACGTCACCATCGATCCGATGGAGATGCTCCGACGGGTCGGGCTGGAAGACAAAGGCAAGGCGAAATACAAAGAACTTTCCGGGGGACAGAAACAGCGGTTCAGCATTTGTACCACGCTGATCAACCGGCCGCAGGTGGTATTCCTGGACGAACCAACGACCGGACTCGATCCGCAGGCGCGCCGCAACCTGTGGGAGCTCATCCGCGAGATCCGGCAGCAGGGTACCACCGTGGTGATCACCACGCATTACATGGACGAGGCCGAGAATCTTTGCGACCGGGTAGCCATTGTGGAGAAAGGCCGCATCATCGCGCTCGATACCCCGGACCGGCTGATCGATCAATTGGTGGCGAGTGGCTTCGAGCGTCCGCGCGAAGTGAAGAAAGCCAATCTGGAAGACGTATTCCTGTCGCTCACCGGACACAGCTGGAGGGACCAATAA
- a CDS encoding toxin-antitoxin system YwqK family antitoxin, which yields MFKRTLLLLLLPLLSLAQLPKDGLVKYYYPNGNVSSEGTLRNGKPDGYWKSYSESGRIKSEGNRVDFKLDSLWRFYNDSGIVTAEYNYKEGLKNGLQRTYWDNGKLQSEYTDSMSVKNGLLKSYNEDGKLIKVVPYTSGVENGLAREYRADGTLITVTYYRNGYFQKEERINRVDKNGMKQGLYKDFYDTDQLLREGTYKDDKKDGFFKEYSLDGRVVRKEEYRMGELVVKEEEEKDKFEVKRGYYETGAVKIVGTYKKGVPEGVFRKYDEQGNIDSAKVYSGGRLLRQGKMDNQGREQGEWKEFYESGKLRAIGNYVDGKREGPWKFSFENDTLEQTGTFVKGKPNGPWKWYYPNGQLRREETYANGKENGYMTEYSDSGTVIAEGNYVNGLQDGEWKYRNGEYLAEGKFTEGKEDGRWKQTYPNGKLAFEGEYLDGQETGVHKYYWPNGKEREERTYRLGLLDGVWKVFDEGGAPIVTMTFRNGEEIKTEQEELPRGEPGD from the coding sequence GTGTTCAAGCGCACACTGCTCCTGTTACTGCTCCCGCTCCTCTCCCTCGCGCAACTGCCGAAGGACGGTCTGGTCAAGTACTACTACCCCAACGGGAACGTAAGCAGCGAAGGCACCCTCCGCAACGGCAAACCCGACGGCTACTGGAAAAGCTACTCCGAAAGTGGCCGCATCAAATCGGAAGGCAACCGGGTCGACTTCAAACTCGACAGCCTCTGGCGCTTCTACAACGACAGCGGCATCGTCACCGCCGAATACAACTACAAAGAAGGACTCAAGAACGGCTTGCAACGCACCTACTGGGACAACGGCAAGCTGCAAAGCGAGTACACCGATTCGATGAGCGTGAAAAACGGCTTGTTGAAGTCGTACAACGAAGACGGCAAGCTCATCAAAGTAGTTCCCTACACCAGCGGCGTGGAAAACGGACTGGCGCGCGAATACCGCGCCGACGGCACCCTGATCACGGTGACCTACTACCGCAACGGCTACTTTCAAAAAGAAGAACGCATCAACCGGGTCGACAAGAACGGGATGAAGCAGGGCTTGTACAAAGATTTTTACGACACCGACCAGTTGCTGCGTGAAGGCACCTACAAGGACGACAAGAAAGACGGCTTCTTCAAAGAGTACAGCCTTGACGGACGTGTCGTCAGGAAAGAAGAATACCGCATGGGCGAACTGGTGGTGAAGGAAGAAGAAGAGAAGGACAAGTTCGAAGTCAAGCGCGGCTATTACGAGACCGGGGCGGTCAAGATCGTCGGCACCTACAAGAAAGGCGTTCCAGAAGGCGTCTTTCGCAAGTACGACGAACAGGGCAACATCGACTCGGCGAAAGTCTATTCCGGCGGACGCTTATTGCGCCAGGGCAAGATGGACAATCAGGGTCGCGAGCAGGGCGAGTGGAAAGAATTTTACGAAAGCGGAAAGCTGCGCGCGATCGGCAACTACGTCGACGGCAAGCGTGAAGGTCCGTGGAAGTTCAGCTTCGAGAACGATACGCTCGAGCAGACCGGCACCTTTGTGAAAGGCAAGCCGAACGGTCCCTGGAAGTGGTACTACCCGAACGGACAACTGCGCCGGGAGGAGACCTATGCCAACGGCAAGGAGAACGGGTACATGACCGAGTATTCCGACAGCGGCACCGTGATCGCCGAAGGCAACTACGTGAACGGCCTGCAGGATGGTGAATGGAAATACCGCAACGGCGAATACCTGGCCGAAGGAAAGTTCACCGAAGGAAAAGAAGACGGTCGCTGGAAGCAGACCTATCCCAACGGCAAGCTCGCTTTTGAAGGCGAATACCTCGACGGCCAGGAAACGGGCGTACACAAGTACTACTGGCCCAACGGCAAAGAGCGCGAAGAGCGCACCTATCGCCTCGGATTACTCGACGGCGTCTGGAAAGTTTTCGACGAAGGCGGCGCACCGATCGTGACGATGACTTTCCGCAACGGCGAAGAGATCAAGACCGAGCAGGAAGAGTTGCCGCGGGGCGAGCCGGGCGATTGA
- a CDS encoding response regulator has translation MSALKIMIVEDEIIVAKDIQRILKKLGYEAFDPFANGKKALDAVEKLNPDLILLDINLKSSELDGIQVGEQIHQHYQIPFIYLTAFSDKNTLDRAKLTEPYGYIIKPFEEDDIRTAIEIAYYKYTKDLELQNKGNRFAAALDTLDVAVIITDANEKVIFMNKMAETLTGCLKQEALGKDISVAMKNSGSETKSVFKTLAHTVVGESQKQDGDSAVTISNGAAENKVAVNTFPILTVNNKINGCAFVISGGGSPRREAGTETTTDKNLFNFLENIYANNSFFVKKDSRFVRVNFQDILWIEALDNYVIIKTSSKEQFILHSSMKDIEAKLPPLNFARVHRSYIVQLEKIGALEENACIIDGNRIPIGKSYKENLMSRLNLF, from the coding sequence ATGTCTGCTTTGAAAATAATGATCGTTGAGGACGAGATCATCGTCGCGAAAGACATCCAGCGCATTTTGAAAAAGCTGGGTTACGAAGCGTTCGATCCGTTCGCCAACGGTAAGAAGGCGCTCGACGCGGTGGAGAAGTTGAATCCGGACCTCATCCTGCTCGACATCAACCTGAAGAGCAGCGAGCTGGACGGCATCCAGGTGGGCGAGCAGATCCACCAGCACTATCAGATCCCGTTCATCTACCTCACGGCCTTCTCCGATAAGAACACCCTCGACCGCGCCAAGCTGACGGAGCCGTACGGCTACATCATCAAGCCGTTCGAAGAAGACGATATCCGCACCGCGATCGAGATCGCGTATTACAAATACACCAAGGACCTCGAGCTCCAGAACAAAGGCAACCGTTTCGCCGCCGCGCTGGACACGCTCGACGTAGCTGTGATCATCACCGACGCCAACGAGAAAGTCATCTTCATGAACAAGATGGCGGAAACGCTGACCGGCTGTCTGAAGCAGGAGGCGCTGGGCAAAGACATCAGCGTCGCGATGAAGAACTCCGGTTCGGAGACCAAATCCGTTTTCAAGACCCTGGCCCATACGGTGGTCGGCGAGTCGCAGAAGCAGGACGGCGATTCGGCCGTGACCATCAGCAACGGCGCGGCGGAGAACAAAGTCGCCGTGAACACCTTCCCGATCCTGACGGTCAACAACAAGATCAACGGCTGCGCGTTTGTGATCAGCGGCGGCGGCTCGCCTCGACGCGAAGCCGGCACGGAGACCACGACCGACAAGAACCTGTTCAACTTCCTGGAGAACATTTATGCGAACAACAGCTTCTTCGTCAAGAAGGACTCGCGTTTCGTGCGCGTGAACTTCCAGGACATCCTCTGGATCGAAGCGTTGGACAACTACGTCATCATCAAGACCTCGAGCAAGGAGCAGTTCATCCTGCACAGCTCGATGAAAGACATCGAAGCCAAGCTGCCGCCGCTCAACTTCGCGCGCGTGCACCGTTCCTACATTGTGCAGCTCGAGAAGATCGGCGCGCTGGAAGAGAACGCCTGCATCATCGACGGCAACCGGATTCCCATCGGCAAGTCCTACAAGGAGAACCTGATGAGCCGACTCAACCTGTTCTGA